In Xanthomonas theicola, a single genomic region encodes these proteins:
- a CDS encoding aldo/keto reductase yields the protein MALNAAARAACDAVAQRPLGRSGVRVATLGFGAAPIGNLYAEVDDAAAEAAVAAAHAAGIRHFDTAPYYGYGLSESRLGRGLRGLPRVSYTLSTKVGRRVYDDADAVPGRDGFAVVGRGAAFDYSRDGVLRAFEASLQRLGTDHVDVLLLHDIGRLTHGERHPAMLRQALDEALPAMAELKAGGACRAIGIGVNEEDIALELMPLFPLDCVMLAGRYTLLEQHAAQRIMAQALQQQVGILVAGPYSSGLLGDARGPGQTYNYAPVDPLTLVHAQRLFAACAAQGVDVGAAALQFPLAHPAVAAVVAGMRTPAEVASAAARLRASIPPTLWQALREHGLLQAQVPTP from the coding sequence GTGGCGTTGAATGCCGCCGCCCGCGCCGCGTGCGATGCCGTCGCGCAGCGCCCGCTGGGCCGCAGCGGCGTGCGCGTCGCCACGCTCGGCTTCGGCGCGGCGCCGATCGGCAACCTGTACGCGGAGGTGGACGATGCGGCCGCGGAGGCGGCCGTCGCCGCCGCCCACGCCGCTGGCATCCGCCATTTCGACACGGCCCCCTATTACGGCTACGGACTCAGCGAAAGCCGGCTCGGCCGGGGCCTGCGCGGGCTGCCGCGCGTCAGCTATACGCTGTCGACCAAGGTCGGGCGCCGCGTCTACGACGATGCCGATGCTGTGCCCGGCCGCGACGGCTTTGCCGTGGTCGGGCGCGGTGCGGCGTTCGACTACAGCCGCGACGGCGTGCTGCGCGCGTTCGAGGCCAGCCTGCAGCGGCTCGGTACCGACCACGTGGACGTGCTGCTGTTACACGACATCGGCCGCCTCACCCATGGCGAGCGTCACCCGGCGATGCTGCGCCAGGCGCTGGATGAAGCCTTGCCGGCGATGGCCGAGCTGAAGGCCGGCGGCGCCTGCCGCGCGATCGGCATCGGCGTCAACGAGGAAGACATCGCGCTGGAACTGATGCCGCTGTTCCCGCTGGACTGCGTGATGCTGGCCGGCCGCTACACCTTGCTCGAGCAGCACGCGGCGCAGCGGATCATGGCGCAGGCGTTGCAGCAGCAGGTCGGCATCCTGGTCGCCGGCCCGTACAGTTCGGGCCTGCTCGGCGATGCGCGCGGCCCCGGCCAGACCTACAACTATGCGCCGGTGGATCCGCTCACCTTGGTGCATGCGCAGCGCCTGTTCGCCGCCTGCGCGGCGCAGGGCGTGGACGTGGGCGCGGCGGCGCTGCAATTCCCGCTTGCGCACCCGGCGGTCGCCGCCGTGGTCGCCGGCATGCGCACACCGGCCGAGGTGGCCAGCGCCGCCGCCCGCCTGCGCGCGTCGATCCCGCCAACGCTGTGGCAAGCGTTGCGCGAACATGGCCTGCTGCAGGCGCAGGTGCCGACGCCATGA